Proteins encoded together in one Solanum lycopersicum chromosome 7, SLM_r2.1 window:
- the LOC138337396 gene encoding uncharacterized protein, with protein sequence MNLNSHLMKEVCEQFKIVHRHSTPYRPKANRAVEAANKNIKNILRKMVQGSRQWHEKLPFALMGYCTTVRTSVGATPYLFVYGTEAVIPAEVEIPSLRTIVESEIEDTEWVKSKLEQLALIEEK encoded by the coding sequence ATGAATCTCAACAGCCACTTGATGAAGGAAGTTTGTGAGCAATTTAAAATTGTTCATCGCCATTCAACCCCTTATCGTCCAAAAGCAAATAGGGCTGTTGAAGCTGCAAATAAGAACATCAAGAATATTCTTAGAAAAATGGTACAAGGATCTAGACAGTGGCATGAGAAATTACCCTTCGCTCTCATGGGATATTGCACGACTGTTCGTACGTCAGTCGGTGCAACTCCTTACTTATTTGTTTATGGAACTGAGGCTGTCATACCCGCAGAAGTTGAAATCCCTTCTCTTCGAACCATTGTTGAATCAGAAATCGAGGATACAGAATGGGTTAAATCAAAGTTGGAACAATTAGCACTGATAGAAGAAAAATGA
- the LOC101256501 gene encoding uncharacterized protein, giving the protein MGLNMAINLDVHELLVLGDSDLFIRQARGEWENRDIKLIPYKQCLEDLIKKFKFIKFRYIPRFHNELADALATLASMLPYPGNTYIDSLEIQVRDQHGYCNIIAVEADGEPWYHDIKQFIKAREYPLHADRDEKRTIRRLANGFLLSGNILYKRTPDLNLLRCVNNQEEETIMNEVHSGVCGPHMNGYVLAKKIIRAGYYWLTMERDCFQFVRKCHQCQTRLDSLTPFRVASYV; this is encoded by the coding sequence ATGGGTTTGAATATGGCAATAAATCTTGATGTACATGAGCTCTTAGTCTTAGGGGATTCCGACTTGTTCATTCGACAAGCTCGAGGCGAATGGGAAAATCGAGACATTAAGCTCATTCCGTACAAACAATGTTTAGAAGATCTCATCAAAAAGTTCAAGTTCattaaatttagatatattcCCAGGTTTCACAATGAGTTGGCTGATGCTTTGGCCACCCTAGCATCGATGCTTCCATACCCAGGTAATACATACATTGACTCGTTGGAAATCCAAGTTAGGGATCAACATGGTTATTGCAATATAATTGCGGTAGAGGCAGATGGTGAGCCTTGGTATCATGACATCAAACAGTTTATAAAGGCTAGAGAATATCCACTGCATGCTGATAGAGATGAAAAAAGAACTATTAGGCGACTCGCCAATGGGTTCCTCTTAAGTGGCAATATCTTATATAAAAGGACTCCGGATTTGAATTTATTACGATGTGTGAataatcaagaagaagaaacaattaTGAACGAGGTACACTCAGGGGTATGTGGCCCACACATGAATGGGTATGTCTTAGCAAAAAAGATTATTCGGGCAGGGTACTATTGGTTGACCATGGAGCGAGATTGCTTCCAATTTGTTCGCAAGTGCCATCAGTGCCAAACGCGACTTGATTCACTCACCCCCTTTAGAGTTGCATCCTATGTCTAA